A single Anopheles funestus chromosome 2RL, idAnoFuneDA-416_04, whole genome shotgun sequence DNA region contains:
- the LOC125765771 gene encoding WD repeat-containing protein on Y chromosome isoform X2, whose amino-acid sequence MAGRLSSATSGKEIHRFVTGEQIDFLQGQFRLRNNRLTLVELRDLLCDIGLHYTDEEYRTLCLQINTDHDEYCQWDEFISYLILGFQDDDPLGVKQSLDPPISGELCLKLRRQVYNIVKIDFCPMVYYDGSISWSQGHWITTSREGVIQFWTEDWKPEMTVKTVPSNLKRSKTWVLETAPLPDLSMFCVAGLETELRFYDVVAASFTLKLVIERLPHPISAMAYSFNHAEPGKLITGDYDGHIRLFVFYPERKATSSSETFSTITRIPLQDVLCGKYGPMDCVDYGRLLPDIVRSIQFLDSMRCFIASAEENPLISTGGRSRSEQPCGMIIHSMELPATLVTKFFIPRGVTCFAFEPSNELLASGGPDCDLRLWDIHRPDKPSVVLVGHTSSITFVFLQDAGEKLYSLDQKKIIKVWDVRNRVLLQTFSQFSTVLVKGIPACAYYNMRERELVVASNKLFVTACSPEIALDRTDGDSHTKAVSVLLFNDLYQLVVSCGFDSFIIVWDHRLNRKMTIITEAHTQIRNGVLEPVEITTACFDGKHQMLLTGARNGSLKIWNISGRTCMRTIQMDDDCEVTAVFWQANRILAMGWNHRVVEFAAFTENDEYPRGLQWRKLHSDDILCAAVSGSMPGVMATSSYAGELVFWMLETGQPYRRYDATNPRSHIPIIFRDVPESKPRKLAPRRSMLVVASGNLAMRRLSRIVMPSGLEQMRQHSMQSMLFLPSRPMLAEYGTMLGSLDNGLVQVWSHHAQGGFKGQFNGIHMAGDRIITMATDKANRFLFTGTALGYVKTWYIENCWIPNEDAFHVNKPALRVLFPFLLNDVVPGRAKRSARDQPKPWLLNSYQAHRTCITGLLYLDATGLLLSCSSDRTIRLWTLGGRYIGLLGSPINWEPLATDLPPPEGYRFRIPPDLQREILVCCSPIVTNGQLEMLKVYKDS is encoded by the exons ATGGCTGGCAGATTGTCCTCCGCCACATCAGGCAAGGAAATCCATCGTTTTGTAACTGGCGAACAGATAGATTTTCTGCAAGGACAGTTCCGTTTGCGAAACAACCGTCTTACCCTGGTGGAATTACGTGACCTGCTGTGTGATATCGGACTGCACTATACCGATGAAGAGTATCGAACCTTGTGTCTACAGATAAACACTGATCACGATGAGTATTGCCAGTGGGACGAGTTTATTAGCTATCTTATCCTCGGCTTCCAAGACGATGATCCCCTTGGAGTAAAGCAGTCTCTTGATCCTCCTATTTCTGGTGAGCTGTGCCTAAAGTTACGCCGCCAGGTCTACAATATAGTAAAGATCGATTTTTGTCCAATGGTGTACTAC GACGGCAGCATAAGTTGGTCGCAAGGGCACTGGATTACAACGTCTCGTGAAGGTGTTATACAGTTTTGGACCGAAGACTGGAAACCGGAAATGACCGTCAAAACGGTGCCTTCGAATCTGAAACGATCAAAAACGTGGGTTCTGGAAACTGCACCCCTTCCGGATTTGAGTATGTTCTGTGTGGCTGGATTGGAAACGGAACTTCGCTTCTATGATGTCGTTGCGGCATCCTTTACGTTGAAACTGGTGATCGAACGACTTCCTCATCCGATTAGCGCAATGGCGTATAGCTTTAACCATGCCGAACCTGGCAAGCTTATCACGGGTGACTACGATGGTCatattcgtttgtttgtgttctaTCCCGAACGCAAAGCGACATCATCGAGTGAAACATTCTCCACAATCACGCGCATTCCCTTGCAGGATGTGCTATGCGGAAAGTATGGACCCATGGATTGTGTTGATTATGGACGCCTTCTTCCCGATATAGTACGATCGATACAGTTTCTTGACAGTATGCGTTGCTTTATTGCATCCGCGGAAGAAAATCCTCTAATTTCTACCGGGGGACGATCGCGATCAGAACAACCATGCGGTATGATCATCCACTCAATGGAACTTCCTGCTACATTAGTGACgaaatttttcattccacGAGGCGTAACGTGTTTCGCATTTGAACCCTCTAACGAACTGCTTGCTTCCGGTGGACCGGATTGCGATCTTCGTTTGTGGGATATACACCGACCAGATAAACCATCCGTTGTGCTGGTAGGGCACACATCGAGTATTACGTTTGTGTTCCTGCAAGATGCTGGCGAGAAGTTATACAGTCTTGACCAGAAGAAGATCATCAAAGTGTGGGACGTGCGCAATCGGGTTCTGCTGCAAACGTTCAGCCAGTTTTCGACCGTGCTCGTTAAAGGTATTCCGGCCTGTGCGTACTACAATATGCGTGAACGGGAGCTCGTTGTGGCCAGTAACAAACTATTCGTAACGGCCTGCAGTCCAGAGATTGCACTCGATCGTACAGATGGCGATAGTCACACCAAAGCCGTATCGGTGCTGCTGTTCAACGATTTGTACCAACTGGTTGTTAGCTGTGGGTTCGATAGTTTCATCATAGTTTGGGACCACCGGTTGAATCGAAAGATGACGATCATTACGGAAGCGCACACGCAGATCCGCAATGGAGTGCTTGAACCGGTAGAAATCACGACAGCGTGTTTTGATGGCAAGCACCAGATGTTATTGACCGGTGCGCGTAATGGTTCGTTAAAAATCTGGAACATTAGTGGCCGGACGTGCATGCGCACTATACAGATGGACGACGATTGTGAAGTGACAGCCGTGTTTTGGCAAGCGAATCGTATCCTGGCAATGGGTTGGAATCATCGGGTCGTAGAATTTGCTGCATTCACGGAGAATGACGAGTATCCGCGGGGACTGCAGTGGCGCAAACTGCACTCGGACGACATTCTTTGTGCGGCGGTTAGTGGTTCAATGCCTGGCGTGATGGCCACTTCTAGTTACGCTGGGGAACTCGTCTTTTGGATGTTGGAAACAGGACAACCTTACCGCCGCTACGATGCAACTAATCCACGATCACACATACCGATCATATTTCGCGATGTTCCGGAATCAAAGCCACGCAAATTGGCCCCAAGGCGATCTATGTTGGTAGTGGCTTCTGGCAACTTGGCGATGCGACGTTTGTCCCGGATCGTGATGCCGTCAGGGTTAGAACAGATGCGGCAACATTCGATGCAATCGATGCTGTTCCTTCCAAGCCGCCCGATGTTGGCTGAGTATGGAACAATGCTCGGTTCGCTCGATAATGGCTTAGTGCAGGTGTGGTCTCATCACGCCCAAGGAGGGTTCAAGGGACAGTTCAACGGTATCCATATGGCAGGCGATAGGATAATAACGATGGCTACTGACAAAGCAAACAGATTCCTTTTTACCGGTACTGCATTGGGATACGTTAAAACGTGGTACATCGAAAATTGCTG GATACCCAACGAAGATGCATTCCATGTGAACAAACCGGCGCTAAGAGTTCTGTTTCCATTCCTACTTAACGATGTTGTACCTGGTCGGGCTAAACGATCGGCCAGAGATCAACCAAAACCATGGCTACTTAACTCCTACCAAGCGCATCGAACCTGCATCACCGGGCTGTTATATCTGGACGCCACCGGCCTGTTGTTGAGCTGTAGCAGTGATCGCACTATACGTTTGTGGACTCTTGGTGGACGATACATTGGTCTGCTGGGTAGCCCGATCAACTGGGAACCATTGGCAACTGATTTACCTCCGCCAGAAGGGTACCGTTTCCGAATTCCACCAGATTTGCAGCGCGAG ATTCTGGTCTGCTGCTCACCCATTGTGACGAACGGCCAACTGGAGATGTTGAAGGTGTATAAAGACAGTTAA
- the LOC125765771 gene encoding WD repeat-containing protein on Y chromosome isoform X1: MAGRLSSATSGKEIHRFVTGEQIDFLQGQFRLRNNRLTLVELRDLLCDIGLHYTDEEYRTLCLQINTDHDEYCQWDEFISYLILGFQDDDPLGVKQSLDPPISGELCLKLRRQVYNIVKIDFCPMVYYDGSISWSQGHWITTSREGVIQFWTEDWKPEMTVKTVPSNLKRSKTWVLETAPLPDLSMFCVAGLETELRFYDVVAASFTLKLVIERLPHPISAMAYSFNHAEPGKLITGDYDGHIRLFVFYPERKATSSSETFSTITRIPLQDVLCGKYGPMDCVDYGRLLPDIVRSIQFLDSMRCFIASAEENPLISTGGRSRSEQPCGMIIHSMELPATLVTKFFIPRGVTCFAFEPSNELLASGGPDCDLRLWDIHRPDKPSVVLVGHTSSITFVFLQDAGEKLYSLDQKKIIKVWDVRNRVLLQTFSQFSTVLVKGIPACAYYNMRERELVVASNKLFVTACSPEIALDRTDGDSHTKAVSVLLFNDLYQLVVSCGFDSFIIVWDHRLNRKMTIITEAHTQIRNGVLEPVEITTACFDGKHQMLLTGARNGSLKIWNISGRTCMRTIQMDDDCEVTAVFWQANRILAMGWNHRVVEFAAFTENDEYPRGLQWRKLHSDDILCAAVSGSMPGVMATSSYAGELVFWMLETGQPYRRYDATNPRSHIPIIFRDVPESKPRKLAPRRSMLVVASGNLAMRRLSRIVMPSGLEQMRQHSMQSMLFLPSRPMLAEYGTMLGSLDNGLVQVWSHHAQGGFKGQFNGIHMAGDRIITMATDKANRFLFTGTALGYVKTWYIENCWIPNEDAFHVNKPALRVLFPFLLNDVVPGRAKRSARDQPKPWLLNSYQAHRTCITGLLYLDATGLLLSCSSDRTIRLWTLGGRYIGLLGSPINWEPLATDLPPPEGYRFRIPPDLQREVSFTTAKVLRGGKDFLRIRTTSGGGGLTSGVMVSADRQKPAPLMETYGSALVEPILNTTVLKLPSKEPKLRTIKLDQTYPSFPVYGHMVQFPIKPVAYSTQVELILEKTKMLKFKEDPHDPDA; encoded by the exons ATGGCTGGCAGATTGTCCTCCGCCACATCAGGCAAGGAAATCCATCGTTTTGTAACTGGCGAACAGATAGATTTTCTGCAAGGACAGTTCCGTTTGCGAAACAACCGTCTTACCCTGGTGGAATTACGTGACCTGCTGTGTGATATCGGACTGCACTATACCGATGAAGAGTATCGAACCTTGTGTCTACAGATAAACACTGATCACGATGAGTATTGCCAGTGGGACGAGTTTATTAGCTATCTTATCCTCGGCTTCCAAGACGATGATCCCCTTGGAGTAAAGCAGTCTCTTGATCCTCCTATTTCTGGTGAGCTGTGCCTAAAGTTACGCCGCCAGGTCTACAATATAGTAAAGATCGATTTTTGTCCAATGGTGTACTAC GACGGCAGCATAAGTTGGTCGCAAGGGCACTGGATTACAACGTCTCGTGAAGGTGTTATACAGTTTTGGACCGAAGACTGGAAACCGGAAATGACCGTCAAAACGGTGCCTTCGAATCTGAAACGATCAAAAACGTGGGTTCTGGAAACTGCACCCCTTCCGGATTTGAGTATGTTCTGTGTGGCTGGATTGGAAACGGAACTTCGCTTCTATGATGTCGTTGCGGCATCCTTTACGTTGAAACTGGTGATCGAACGACTTCCTCATCCGATTAGCGCAATGGCGTATAGCTTTAACCATGCCGAACCTGGCAAGCTTATCACGGGTGACTACGATGGTCatattcgtttgtttgtgttctaTCCCGAACGCAAAGCGACATCATCGAGTGAAACATTCTCCACAATCACGCGCATTCCCTTGCAGGATGTGCTATGCGGAAAGTATGGACCCATGGATTGTGTTGATTATGGACGCCTTCTTCCCGATATAGTACGATCGATACAGTTTCTTGACAGTATGCGTTGCTTTATTGCATCCGCGGAAGAAAATCCTCTAATTTCTACCGGGGGACGATCGCGATCAGAACAACCATGCGGTATGATCATCCACTCAATGGAACTTCCTGCTACATTAGTGACgaaatttttcattccacGAGGCGTAACGTGTTTCGCATTTGAACCCTCTAACGAACTGCTTGCTTCCGGTGGACCGGATTGCGATCTTCGTTTGTGGGATATACACCGACCAGATAAACCATCCGTTGTGCTGGTAGGGCACACATCGAGTATTACGTTTGTGTTCCTGCAAGATGCTGGCGAGAAGTTATACAGTCTTGACCAGAAGAAGATCATCAAAGTGTGGGACGTGCGCAATCGGGTTCTGCTGCAAACGTTCAGCCAGTTTTCGACCGTGCTCGTTAAAGGTATTCCGGCCTGTGCGTACTACAATATGCGTGAACGGGAGCTCGTTGTGGCCAGTAACAAACTATTCGTAACGGCCTGCAGTCCAGAGATTGCACTCGATCGTACAGATGGCGATAGTCACACCAAAGCCGTATCGGTGCTGCTGTTCAACGATTTGTACCAACTGGTTGTTAGCTGTGGGTTCGATAGTTTCATCATAGTTTGGGACCACCGGTTGAATCGAAAGATGACGATCATTACGGAAGCGCACACGCAGATCCGCAATGGAGTGCTTGAACCGGTAGAAATCACGACAGCGTGTTTTGATGGCAAGCACCAGATGTTATTGACCGGTGCGCGTAATGGTTCGTTAAAAATCTGGAACATTAGTGGCCGGACGTGCATGCGCACTATACAGATGGACGACGATTGTGAAGTGACAGCCGTGTTTTGGCAAGCGAATCGTATCCTGGCAATGGGTTGGAATCATCGGGTCGTAGAATTTGCTGCATTCACGGAGAATGACGAGTATCCGCGGGGACTGCAGTGGCGCAAACTGCACTCGGACGACATTCTTTGTGCGGCGGTTAGTGGTTCAATGCCTGGCGTGATGGCCACTTCTAGTTACGCTGGGGAACTCGTCTTTTGGATGTTGGAAACAGGACAACCTTACCGCCGCTACGATGCAACTAATCCACGATCACACATACCGATCATATTTCGCGATGTTCCGGAATCAAAGCCACGCAAATTGGCCCCAAGGCGATCTATGTTGGTAGTGGCTTCTGGCAACTTGGCGATGCGACGTTTGTCCCGGATCGTGATGCCGTCAGGGTTAGAACAGATGCGGCAACATTCGATGCAATCGATGCTGTTCCTTCCAAGCCGCCCGATGTTGGCTGAGTATGGAACAATGCTCGGTTCGCTCGATAATGGCTTAGTGCAGGTGTGGTCTCATCACGCCCAAGGAGGGTTCAAGGGACAGTTCAACGGTATCCATATGGCAGGCGATAGGATAATAACGATGGCTACTGACAAAGCAAACAGATTCCTTTTTACCGGTACTGCATTGGGATACGTTAAAACGTGGTACATCGAAAATTGCTG GATACCCAACGAAGATGCATTCCATGTGAACAAACCGGCGCTAAGAGTTCTGTTTCCATTCCTACTTAACGATGTTGTACCTGGTCGGGCTAAACGATCGGCCAGAGATCAACCAAAACCATGGCTACTTAACTCCTACCAAGCGCATCGAACCTGCATCACCGGGCTGTTATATCTGGACGCCACCGGCCTGTTGTTGAGCTGTAGCAGTGATCGCACTATACGTTTGTGGACTCTTGGTGGACGATACATTGGTCTGCTGGGTAGCCCGATCAACTGGGAACCATTGGCAACTGATTTACCTCCGCCAGAAGGGTACCGTTTCCGAATTCCACCAGATTTGCAGCGCGAGGTAAGTTTTACCACAGCGAAAGTGTTACGAGGTGGGAAAGATTTCCTACGAATACGAACCACGAGTGGTGGCGGTGGCCTTACAAGTGGCGTAATGGTTTCTGCGGATCGGCAGAAGCCTGCGCCTTTGATGGAAACGTATGGTAGCGCACTAGTAGAACCAATATTGAATACAACCGTGCTGAAGCTACCATCCAAAGAACCCAAACTGAGAACGATAAAGTTGGATCAAACTTATCCTTCGTTCCCGGTGTATGGGCATATGGTACAATTTCCCATCAAGCCTGTAGCATACTCGACACAGGTTGAACTGATACTGGAGAAAACGAAAATGCTAAAATTTAAAGAAGATCCTCATGATCCCGATGCATGA
- the LOC125765820 gene encoding uncharacterized protein LOC125765820, with protein MSEELTTGPMELNVGFIGGGNMAYALASGFLNKGVLAAESIWVSATNLEKLRNRWSPLGVTNISTDNREVAAKTTIVFICVKPQIFPEIVEDIKFAYNRDPSFKKYVSIMAGVTLDHLQKSLPFLDEDFLLRAMPNTPIQVGVGCTVFCRPPSSPKDVLYRDVEYLFESIGLAYEVKESQMDAVTGLAGCGPAYVYEFIEALADGGVKQGIPRDMALKLAAQTVMGAAKTVLDTGKHPAVLKDEVCSPGGATIHGVHALEQGSMRSTVMNAVERATERAAQLS; from the exons ATGTCAGAAGAATTGACCACCGGACCAATGGAGTTGAATGTAGGTTTCATTGGAGGTGGCAATATGGCTTATGCTCTCGCATCTGGATTTCTCAACAAAG GTGTCCTGGCAGCGGAAAGCATTTGGGTTTCGGCTACAAACCTTGAAAAATTGCGCAACCGTTGGAGCCCACTAGGGGTTACGAACATTAGCACTGATaaccgagaagtagctgcTAAAACAaccattgtttttatttgtgtcaAACCACAAATTTTCCCCGAGATAGTAGAGGATATTAAATTTGCATATAACCGGGATCCTTCGTTTAAAAAGTATGTATCCATAATGGCTGGCGTTACGCTTGATCATTTACAGAAAAGCCTACCATTCTTAGATGAGGATTTCTTATTGCGTGCAATGCCCAACACCCCGATCCAAGTTGGTGTTGGTTGCACAGTGTTTTGTCGTCCGCCCTCCAGTCCAAAGGATGTTCTGTACAGAGATGTTGAGTACCTGTTTGAAAGTATTGGACTTGCTTATGAAGTAAAGGAAAGTCAGATGGATGCCGTCACAGGGTTGGCCGGTTGTGGCCCCGCGTATGTATACGAATTTATTGAAGCGCTGGCCGATGGAGGTGTAAAACAGGGTATACCGCGCGACATGGCCTTGAAGCTTGCTGCACAGACGGTGATGGGTGCGGCAAAGACCGTACTGGACACGGGCAAACATCCTGCAGTGCTGAAGGACGAAGTATGTTCGCCCGGTGGAGCAACGATACATGGGGTGCATGCACTCGAGCAAGGATCGATGCGCAGCACCGTTATGAACGCAGTGGAGCGAGCAACGGAACGTGCCGCACAGCTTTCATAA
- the LOC125765813 gene encoding pre-mRNA-splicing factor 18 encodes MDILKAEIAKKRKLLEDKKLVDENKKYFKRGELLAQEEVEYLEKSGLNKFDGATSNGSAEKDGQSTLGVDPKYDFKKLPRSEVVRKLRERGEPILLFGETEKESCHRLHQLEISTPEINRGFRNDFQEAMEQVDEEYLNEILTSNGQGPGMGKAKNSNEDYAIEESVTYESIQEMAVRLGRSGKDHDCHVIMTLIQFLLKMWNDQLSSATAAERMATKGKIARATFEQTRLYLKPLLRKLKNKTIPEDILDSLTDITKSLLKRDYIHASDAYLTMAIGNAPWPIGVTMVGIHARTGREKIFSKNVAHVMNDETQRKYIQGLKRLMTKMQEYFPTDPSRCVEYVSKKDRQD; translated from the exons ATGGATATACTGAAGGCAGAAATTGCTAAGAAAAGAAAGCTGCTGGAAGATAAAAAGCTTGTG GACGAgaataagaaatatttcaagcgTGGTGAACTGCTGGCACAAGAAGAGGTTGAATATCTTGAAAAAAGTGGATTGAACAAATTTGATGGTGCTACTAGCAACGGTTCAGCGGAAAAAGATGGACAATCCACCTTGGGTGTAGATCCAAAATATGACTTCAAAAAGTTACCACGGTCGGAAGTGGTCCGGAAGCTGCGAGAGCGCGGTGAACCCATCTTGCTGTTTGGCGAAACGGAGAAGGAATCGTGCCATCGGTTACACCAGCTGGAAATATCGACACCGGAAATTAATCGAGGCTTCCGGAACGACTTTCAGGAAGCGATGGAACAGGTCGATGAAGAGTATCTCAATGAAATTCTTACCTCGAATGGGCAAGGACCAGGCATGGGAAAGGCGAAAAATTCCAACGAAGACTATGCCATAGAGGAGAGCGTTACTTACGAATCGATACAGGAAATGGCAGTTCGGTTAGGGCGCAGCGGAAAGGATCACGACTGTCACGTAATAATGACACTGATCCAGTTCTTGCTCAAAATGTGGAACGATCAGCTGAGCTCGGCAACGGCTGCCGAGCGTATGGCTACCAAAGGTAAAATAGCACGGGCTACCTTCGAACAGACGCGGCTATACCTGAAGCCGTTGCTACGCAAGCTAAAGAACAAAACGATCCCGGAGGATATTCTCGACAGCCTGACGGACATTACCAAGAGTTTGCTGAAGCGGGACTATATCCATGCAAGCGATGCGTATCTGACCATGGCCATTGGAAATGCACCGTGGCCTATCGGTGTAACTATGGTAGGTATTCATGCACGTACGGGGCGTGAAAagattttctcaaaaaatgtaGCTCACGTTATGAACGACGAGACGCAAAGAAAGTACATTCAAGGGTTAAAGCGACTGATGACTAAAATGCAGGAATACTTCCCAACCGACCCCTCACGGTGCGTAGAGTACGTTAGTAAAAAAGATAGACAAGATTAA
- the LOC125765804 gene encoding 60S ribosomal protein L4 yields MSLSAARPLVSVYTDKNEAVKGKGVALPAIFKAPIRPDVVNDVSQLMRRNNRQPYAVSEAAGHQTSAESWGTGRAVARIPRVRGGGTHRSGQGAYGNMCRGGRMFAPTKTWRRWHRKININLKRYALVSALAATGVPALVQSRGHIIDGISELPLVVSNDIQKFKKTKQAVTFLRRSKVWADVQKVYKSQRLRAGRGKMRNRRRIQRRGPLVIYDKDEGLRRAFRNIPGVDTMKVSKMNLLKLAPGGHVGRLCIWTESAFAKLDALYGTWEKRSRLKKGYNLPTPIMANTDLNRLLKAEEIRRVLRAPKRIVHRHVRRLNPLTNKQQMLKLNPYAAVTTRRAQLAKKLRKCERMVAKAEAEKKPLDAKNKVVRFIDRQQRRFKRVQKRLDTRKARVDKKVAAMKAARKEGKPPADKKTAKPVKKVAKKAAKKDAKKDAEKVVKK; encoded by the exons ATG AGTTTATCGGCAGCGCGCCCTTTGGTCAGTGTGTACACTGACAAAAATGAGGCGGTGAAGGGCAAGGGAGTTGCTTTGCCGGCAATTTTCAAGGCTCCGATCCGTCCGGATGTGGTGAACGATGTATCGCAGCTGATGCGTCGTAACAATCGCCAGCCGTACGCTGTTAGTGAGGCTGCCGGTCACCAAACGTCGGCCGAATCGTGGGGTACTGGTCGTGCTGTGGCTCGTATTCCCCGTGTCCGTGGCGGTGGTACTCACCGCTCCGGTCAGGGTGCATACGGTAATATGTGCCGTGGTGGTCGCATGTTTGCCCCGACCAAGACCTGGCGCCGTTGGCATCGCAAGATCAACATCAACCTGAAGCGTTACGCTCTGGTTTCTGCTCTCGCCGCCACCGGTGTACCTGCGCTGGTGCAATCGCGAG GTCATATCATCGATGGAATTTCTGAGCTGCCGCTGGTTGTCTCCAACGACATCCAAAAGTTCAAGAAGACCAAGCAGGCCGTAACTTTCCTGCGCCGTTCCAAGGTTTGGGCCGATGTGCAGAAGGTATACAAGTCGCAGCGTCTGCGTGCCGGTCGCGGTAAGATGCGCAACCGTCGTCGCATCCAGCGTCGTGGACCGTTGGTGATCTACGATAAGGATGAAGGTCTGCGCAGGGCTTTCCGCAACATTCCCGGCGTAGATACGATGAAGGTGTCCAAGATGAACTTACTGAAGCTGGCCCCAGGTGGCCATGTTGGCCGTTTGTGCATCTGGACCGAGTCGGCGTTTGCCAAGCTGGACGCATTGTACGGCACTTGGGAGAAGAGGTCGCGTTTGAAGAAGGGTTACAATCTGCCAACCCCGATCATGGCCAACACCGATCTGAACCGTCTGCTGAAAGCGGAAGAAATCCGTCGTGTGTTGCGGGCACCGAAGAGGATCGTTCATAGACATGTGCGCCGTTTGAACCCGCTGACTAACAAGCAGCAAATGTTGAAACTGAATCCTTACGCTGCTGTGACGACGCGTCGCGCTCAGCTGGCGAAGAAGTTGCGCAAGTGTGAGCGTATGGTGGCGAAGGCGGAAGCCGAGAAGAAGCCGCTTGATGCCAAGAACAAGGTTGTTCGTTTCATCGACAGGCAACAGCGACGATTTAAGCGAGTGCAGAAGCGACTGGACACCCGAAAGGCCAGGGTCGACAAGAAGGTGGCTGCGATGAAGGCCGCTAGGAAAGAGGGCAAACCGCCGGCGGACAAAAAAACCGCCAAACCCGTGAAGAAAGTCGCGAAGAAAGCCGCGAAGAAAGACGCGAAGAAAGACGCGGAGAAGGTCGTAAAGAAGTAA
- the LOC125765827 gene encoding pre-mRNA-splicing factor SPF27, protein MAGEVLVDALPYIDLGYDDPGVREAAIAMVEEECRRYRPTKNYLEHLPALNTTAFETELMTAEFERIQNRLPMEPLSMKRYELPPPPAGKMNEVSAWGESVDNSMAQLEHQAVRAMNLELMADYGCEMWKSYLETLVTMQAKCQARLAEVKKEIQDANWARKTKQTQGGEKLRSLEAQWVMLVSKNYEIEQACAKLEEQIYHKKMACNAFETPDKEQ, encoded by the exons ATGGCTGGCGAAGTTTTAGTAGATGCTTTACCATACATCGATCTTGGCTACGATGATCCGGGCGTGCGGGAAGCG GCAATCGCTATGGTAGAGGAAGAATGTCGCCGATATcgaccaacaaaaaactatTTAGAACATTTGCCCGCCCTGAATACGACTGCGTTTGAGACTGAACTAATGACTGCAGAGTTCGAACGCATTCAAAACAGGCTCCCGATGGAACCACTCAGCATGAAGCGATACGAACTTCCACCGCCACCGGCTGGCAAGATGAACGAGGTATCGGCATGGGGCGAAAGTGTGGACAATTCGATGGCACAGCTCGAACACCAAGCCGTGCGCGCAATGAATCTCGAGCTTATGGCTGACTATGGATGTGAAATGTGGAAATCTTACCTTGAAACGTTGGTGACGATGCAAGCGAAATGTCAGGCCCGGTTGGCGGAggtaaagaaagaaattcAGGACGCAAATTGGGCACGCAAGACGAAACAGACGCAAGGTGGCGAAAAATTGCGCTCATTGGAAGCACAGTGGGTAATGTTGGTATCGAAAAACTACGAAATTGAACAGGCTTGCGCCAAACTAGAAGAACAAATATACCATAAAAAGATGGCGTGCAATGCATTTGAAACGCCGGACAAAGAGCAATAG